Proteins co-encoded in one Hyla sarda isolate aHylSar1 chromosome 4, aHylSar1.hap1, whole genome shotgun sequence genomic window:
- the LOC130367243 gene encoding olfactory receptor 1009-like has protein sequence MLCTHSTKTIYIQENNRTEVTEFLLLGFQVSRGLRLFLFCLFLLVYCLTICGNLLIITLVSTSKNLHTPMYFFISHLSISDILLSTDIVPNMLHILLNNAGTMTFIGCMTQFYFFCTSEVFECLLLAVMSYDRYVAICNPLRYSSIMTSGHCVILTVICWVFAFSVTSVYTITTGKLIFCGPNIVDHVFCDLVPLLELSCSDPIIVHLEVSFIGSQFLIIPATIIVMSYTYIVLAILRIPSKTGRQKAFSTCSSHLIVVSIFYGTLFSVYIVPTEDQTLTMSKILSLLYTVYTPLSNPIIYSLRNVDMKKAAHETLRKRRIW, from the exons ATGTTGTGCACCCATAGTACCAAGACA ATCTACATACAGGAGAACAACAGGACGGAGGTCACAGAGTTCCTTCTCTTAGGATTTCAGGTCAGTCGAGGTTTAAGACTTTTCCTGTTCTGTCTGTTCCTTTTGGTTTATTGTCTGACAATATGTGGGAATCTCCTGATCATCACCCTGGTGTCCACCAGCAAGAACctccacaccccaatgtacttctTCATCTCACATCTGTCCATCAGTGACATCTTGTTATCCACAGATATTGTCCCCAACATGCTCCACATCCTACTGAATAATGCGGGGACCATGACTTTTATTGGTTGTATGACTCAATTttatttcttctgcacctcagaagTATTTGAatgtcttctcctcgctgtgatgTCTTATGACAGATATGTGGCCATCTGTAATCCTCTCCGTTACTCCTCTATCATGACAAGTGGACATTGTGTTATACTGACCGTCATCTGTTGGGTGTTTGCATTTTCTGTTACTTCTGTTTACACCATAACAACAGGAAAGCTAATCTTCTGTGGACCAAATATCGTTGACCATGTATTCTGTGACCTTGTTCCCTTACTAGAACTTTCCTGTTCTGACCCCATCATCGTCCATTTGGAGGTTTCTTTCATAGGCAGTCAATTTTTAATAATTCCAGCCACCATCATTGTAATGTCTTATACTTATATTGTTTTAGCAATTCTAAGGATCCCATCCAAGACTGGTAGACAgaaagccttctccacctgtagctccCACCTCATTGTGGTCTCCATATTCTATGGGACATTGTTCAGTGTATACATTGTCCCAACAGAAGATCAAACACTGACCATGAGTAAAATCCTCTCCctgctatatacagtgtatactccTTTGTCTAAtcccattatatacagtctgaGGAATGTGGACATGAAAAAAGCTGCACATGAAACACTTCGTAAGCGCAGGATCTGGTAA